A region of the Rhodothermus sp. genome:
TCCCATGCTGTAGCGCAGGCCGGGTTCGGGTACATAGAGTACCAGGCCCATGTCGCTGTCGAAAAAGGTCAGGCGGGCGTCGAGCTGGAGCCCGGGGTGTGGCCGCCAGTGGATGCCCTGGTAGAGCAGCCAGCCGATGGTGGGTAGCCCGTTGCGAAGGCGTCGGACGTACTCCAGGCGAGCCTCCAGATGCACTGTGGCGCTGAACGCGTAGAGACCCTGCCAGCGGATAGCGAAGTAGTGTTCGGGAGCTGTGGTTTCGAAGGTGGCAGCAGCCGGGCCAGACGCTTCTGTACGCTGTTCGGCGCGGTCGTATCGGAACTGCAGATAAGTCTCCAGCCAGGGGCGCGGGTGTGCCGTGAGGCGGATCCAGAGTGCGCGACCGGTGGTGGGCCAGAACCGGCCATAGCGGGGCCAGTTCAGCCGATGTTGATCAACAGCGGCTTGCAACTGCCAGCCAGGGGCCAGCATGAGCTCCAGGCCCGCGTAGGTACCGGTTTCGCCGGCAGGCGAACCGCTTCGGGTATCGAATGGATCGCCATACAGACTGACAAAGCGTGCAGGTAGATGACGAAACGCCAGCGTCCCCCGGGCAAAACGGCCCAGCGGGCCCGACAGCGCGGTCACCAGACCTGGTGGACGGCCAAGGGTGCTGCCGAGCTCAGCCTGGAGTAACGTCTGACCGATCAGAAACCGACCAAAGAGGCCCAGGGTACGGGCCATGCGGCCGCGCCAGGCATGCCGGTTGTAGAGCGCTTTAGTTGGCTGTAACGGATGGCTGAAACGAACCACGTAGCCGACCAGGCCCAGCGTTCCCCGGCTGTATTTGAGCGTCAGTGCGCCGCCGAGCACGTCGGTGCGGAGAATGCCTTTGCGACTTCGTTCGGCTTCGGTGCGATGCAGTCCGGAGGCAGGCAGGCTGACCACGCCGGCCTGACGGGTAGTCGGGAGCGTGTCGAGTCGGGCATCCAGCCGGCGCCGTGAAGCAAAAAGAGCAACCATCAGTGCCGGGACGGGCGCGACCGTCAGGGCCAGGCCTCGGAAGTAACGGGTTTCATCGGTACCGCTGTAAGGGGTCAGACCTGTTCCCGAGCGCAGCGGTGCGTCGGCGGGTGCCTGATAGCTGTCGATGGCCGGGAGCGACCAGAGGGTCAGGCCAGCGCCAAAGCGGGCACTGAAGTCACCCAGGATGAGCTGTCGGAGCCATCCCGTTCCATGCCAGGCCACGAAGCCGGCCTGGTGGTCAAAGCCATATGTGCGTGTTTTTGGATCCCATCGGAGCGGCTCACCAGGGTCATTCTCAAGCGTAAGGGCTGTTTTGAGCCGACCGTAGCGCAGCCGCAGGCGCGTCTGCAGCCGGACGGGCGGGCCGGGATCGCCTGTGGACGACGCCAGCCGGTAGTCGAGGCGCTGCAGCACGTAGCCAGCAAGGCGGACAGGAGGGCGCGACGAACGGACGCTGACAAACGGCCGCAGCCGGTGCAACAGCGCTCCAGAAAAACCCGGTACCTGCAGTAATTCACCGGTTGAGGCGAAAGGACCATGCTGCTGACGGTACTGCACGATGCGGCGGGCCAGTAGCAGAGAAAGTCCGGGCAGGCGCGCCAGTTCTTCGGCCGAGGCCGCATTCAAATCCAGCGGGTCCTGTCGCCGTTCGTCCAACCAGGCGGCCAGTTCCTCCAGGGCTTCCGGGTCGATTGTCAGCCCTTCCAGGGCAGCTTCAAGGGAGGAGGGCGTCAGGAGCGTGTCCTGCCGGGTCGGCTGTGCAGCTGCCGGCACCGAAAAAGATAGCAGGATCGCGAGCAGGCGCATGGTACTTTATCGAACGAGCGTCAGCGAAAGCGCAGGAGACCAGCCCAGTACCGCATGGTATTCGACCGCAACATCCGCCTGCAGGGGACCGATCGCCAGCCCGAAACCTGCTGTAAAGCGTTCGGGCAAGGTGCCCGTGCCTGCGCGGAGCATCAACACCGATAGGGCCTTTATTTCAAGCCCTGCTCGGAAGTCGGGGGGAAAGCGCAGGTCTTTGTACACGTCCACCAGTAACCGGAACGGCGCAGCCGGATGGTAGGCGAGGCCCAGCTGTAGCGTACGGGGGAGCGATTCGCGGCCGGCCAGTCGGGGTGCGTTCAGGTTGGTGGCCGCCATGCCCACCGTTAACCACGAAAAGACACCGGCCTGCAGTCCTGCCCAGAGGCCGAATGCGCCGGCTGCACCGTAGCGTTCGATGGCGACATGCTGGTAGCGCAGGCTCAGGCCCAGGTGGAGTGGACGGCGAGTGGCCGGGTGCAGCGTGCGGGCCAGGCCGAGCC
Encoded here:
- a CDS encoding helix-hairpin-helix domain-containing protein translates to MRLLAILLSFSVPAAAQPTRQDTLLTPSSLEAALEGLTIDPEALEELAAWLDERRQDPLDLNAASAEELARLPGLSLLLARRIVQYRQQHGPFASTGELLQVPGFSGALLHRLRPFVSVRSSRPPVRLAGYVLQRLDYRLASSTGDPGPPVRLQTRLRLRYGRLKTALTLENDPGEPLRWDPKTRTYGFDHQAGFVAWHGTGWLRQLILGDFSARFGAGLTLWSLPAIDSYQAPADAPLRSGTGLTPYSGTDETRYFRGLALTVAPVPALMVALFASRRRLDARLDTLPTTRQAGVVSLPASGLHRTEAERSRKGILRTDVLGGALTLKYSRGTLGLVGYVVRFSHPLQPTKALYNRHAWRGRMARTLGLFGRFLIGQTLLQAELGSTLGRPPGLVTALSGPLGRFARGTLAFRHLPARFVSLYGDPFDTRSGSPAGETGTYAGLELMLAPGWQLQAAVDQHRLNWPRYGRFWPTTGRALWIRLTAHPRPWLETYLQFRYDRAEQRTEASGPAAATFETTAPEHYFAIRWQGLYAFSATVHLEARLEYVRRLRNGLPTIGWLLYQGIHWRPHPGLQLDARLTFFDSDMGLVLYVPEPGLRYSMGLAALSNQGQRTLLRLQLQPLARLLLQIRYTTTLRAAAVRSLRRTWQFLALWHI